TTTTCTATTTTTCCTTTATGTTTGAGAGAACTGGACACAATCACCCCGTCTGCGGCTGACATTAGGGTTGAAATATTTTCCCAATTGGCACCACTACCGATAAATACAGGGGTTCCTCTCGCGGCGGCTGAGGCTAGTTCTAAATCTTCTAAACTAGGGGGGCTGCCAGTTGCCCATCCAGACAGAACCACAGCATCTGCCAAACCTCGCTCAATCGTTTCTTGAACGGCTGTAGTTAGGTTCGGCAAACCCAAAGGACGAGCGTGTTTAACTAGGACATCAGCAAAAATCTTGACGTTGCTACCTAGTTCTCGGCGGTAGCGGAGGAGTTGATGGGCTTGACCTTCAATTAAGCCCTGATCTGTTGCCATAACGCCCGTTAAGACATTGACTCGAATAAATTGAGCTTGGACGCAAGTCGCTATGGCAAGGGCGCTGCGAGCATCGTTACGTAAAACATTTAATCCTATCGGTAGGCTCACTAAATTCATCAACCGTTGGACAATTAACGTCATGGCGCTGACTACGGCTGGATCGACTCGATCTTTAGTAAAAGGAGCGTCAAAAAAGTTTTCGACAATAATGCCATCAACACCTCCAGCAGCTAAGGCAGTAGCTTCTCTTTCAGCGCGAGCGATCGCCTCAGATAGGTTACCACCCCAACGAGCAGAGGTAGGCAAAGGCAAAAGGTGGACGACACCAATGATGGGGTTGGGAGTTTTGAAAATTTGAGGTAAATTCACGTGTCAATCGATTTGAGATTTGACAATTTGGGACTGTCAAAGGGCGATGCTCGCAAGAGGATGCATTCTGTGACCAATAGTTTAATGATACGATAGTCCTTGACTTGGCAGTTATAACTAGTTTGTTGTCATTAATTGACGAGTAATTTGAGACTTGCGTTCAGAAATTGTTAAGATGTGATAAGCATTAGACCTCAAACAAAGGTAGGTTAACGGAATTTTAGAGTTGGGGTGATGAAGCTAGATCTTAATCCCTCAAAGGCGCTCAAAACTGCGCGATCGCTATCTTGACTCAAAAGATAGCTCACATATGAGAACTTTGCGAATTTTTGACTAAGGACTATAATAGCTAAATGGCAAACAAGCCAACCATCGCCATCTCTCACTTGGGCTGTGAAAAAAACCGCATCGATACCGAACATATGCTGGGCTTGCTAGTTCAAGCTGGGTACTCGGTAGATGCTGATGAAGAATTGGCAGATTATGTAATTGTCAACACTTGTAGTTTTATTGCCGAAGCCCGCCAAGAATCAGTTAGAACATTAGTTGAACTGGCTGAAGCTAACAAAAAAATTGTGATCGCAGGCTGTATGGCACAGCATTTTCAAGAACAACTTTTAGAAGAGTTGCCTGAAGCTGTAGCTGTCGTCGGAACTTCTGATTATCACAAAATTGTCGATGTCATCGCCAAGGTAGAGGCGGGAGAGAGAGTCAAGGAGATCGCGGCTCATCCTACATATATAGCTGATGAAACGGTTCCCCGCTATCGAACCACCTCTGAAGGAGTTGCCTACTTACGGGTAGCAGAAGGGTGTGACTACCGTTGTGCTTTCTGTATTATTCCTCATCTGAGGGGCAATCAGCGATCGCGCACCATCGAATCTATAGTCGCCGAAGCCAAGGAGTTAGCCAATCAAGGAGTTCTAGAGTTAATCTTGA
The nucleotide sequence above comes from Merismopedia glauca CCAP 1448/3. Encoded proteins:
- the btpA gene encoding photosystem I biogenesis protein BtpA, whose amino-acid sequence is MNLPQIFKTPNPIIGVVHLLPLPTSARWGGNLSEAIARAEREATALAAGGVDGIIVENFFDAPFTKDRVDPAVVSAMTLIVQRLMNLVSLPIGLNVLRNDARSALAIATCVQAQFIRVNVLTGVMATDQGLIEGQAHQLLRYRRELGSNVKIFADVLVKHARPLGLPNLTTAVQETIERGLADAVVLSGWATGSPPSLEDLELASAAARGTPVFIGSGANWENISTLMSAADGVIVSSSLKHKGKIENPIDPIRVSQFVEATRQILPSKVLNQPKSSVIVSS